A window from Leptothermofonsia sichuanensis E412 encodes these proteins:
- the priA gene encoding primosomal protein N' — protein MSSRFAGGLSPVLAEPGGCYDFSPAQGLWVDALVDCPGAQGLFTYRLPAQMTVQSGDILSVPFGSQQVGAIAIRCYHSPPPELDATQLRDVEAVVHPAFFSSRYWALLQRVADYYCTPFVQVVQVALPPGLLSRSQRRVKLKAPFSPPLPPPLSPPAQQLLQLLHTSKTGSYSWQHLQRQVRGAHRGLQELLQRGVVESYLEPPTPPRPKQKQAVTLVPNVTSPDLTLRQQEIVTLLRRQGGEMWLAELLQMCRTSSTTVRTLAAKGYLVIQPREVLRSDSGGVPGGDRPQPLTPAQAEALSQIQALTGYRQVLLHGVTGSGKTEVYLQAIAPILQRGQSALVLVPEIGLTPQLTDRFRARFGDRVCIYHSALSEGERYDTWRQMLTGESQVVIGTRSAIFAPLPHLGLMILDEEHDSSFKQDHPAPCYHARTVAQWRSELEDCPLVLGSATPSLESWTAVRGWGSAGPGTGVPLPSSPLSPLYLSLPQRVHARALPPIEVVDMRQELQERNRSIFSRSLQAALKTLQERQQQGILFIHRRGHSTFVSCRSCGYVVTCPNCDVSLAYHQVHAEAIPQLRCHYCNYVQSVPKTCPACESIYFKQFGSGTQRVVQELEQLFPALRMIRFDSDTTRTKGSHRALLTRFAQGEADVLVGTQMLTKGIDLPQVTLVGIVSADGLLHLSDYRASERTFQTLTQVAGRCGRGEEAGRVILQTYSPEHPVIQAVQRQDYEAFARAELMQRVNLNYPPWGRLILLRFSSLHPVAVQKAAERVATALNSLQKMRVERLGPAPATILRVARRYRWQILLKLPANVEVPLPDLEELRALCPSSVSLTVDVDPVNLL, from the coding sequence ATGTCTAGCCGGTTTGCTGGCGGGTTGTCTCCGGTTCTGGCAGAACCCGGAGGATGCTACGATTTTTCCCCTGCTCAGGGTCTTTGGGTGGATGCATTGGTGGACTGTCCAGGGGCGCAGGGGTTGTTTACCTATCGGCTGCCCGCACAGATGACCGTGCAGTCGGGGGATATTCTGAGTGTGCCGTTTGGGTCCCAGCAGGTAGGGGCGATCGCCATTCGCTGCTATCATTCCCCTCCTCCTGAGCTGGACGCTACCCAACTGCGGGATGTGGAAGCTGTGGTCCATCCGGCTTTTTTCTCTTCCCGCTACTGGGCATTGCTTCAGCGCGTGGCAGATTACTATTGCACGCCCTTCGTTCAGGTGGTACAGGTTGCCCTCCCTCCAGGGTTGCTGTCCCGTTCCCAGCGGCGGGTGAAACTCAAAGCACCCTTCTCTCCTCCCTTGCCTCCTCCCCTTTCCCCCCCTGCCCAGCAACTCCTCCAGCTCCTGCACACCAGCAAAACCGGGAGCTATAGCTGGCAACACCTTCAGCGTCAGGTCAGGGGTGCCCACCGAGGACTTCAGGAACTGCTTCAGCGAGGAGTGGTGGAAAGCTACCTGGAACCCCCCACCCCACCCCGCCCGAAACAAAAGCAGGCAGTCACGCTTGTCCCCAATGTCACCTCGCCAGACCTGACCCTTCGCCAGCAGGAAATTGTGACCCTCCTCCGCCGGCAGGGGGGGGAAATGTGGCTGGCTGAGTTGCTTCAGATGTGTCGTACCAGTTCAACGACGGTGCGAACGCTGGCGGCAAAGGGTTACCTGGTGATCCAGCCCAGGGAAGTGTTGCGTTCAGACAGCGGAGGCGTTCCGGGTGGCGATCGCCCGCAACCACTGACTCCCGCCCAGGCAGAGGCGCTGAGCCAGATCCAGGCGCTGACCGGGTATCGGCAGGTATTGCTGCACGGCGTGACCGGATCGGGCAAGACAGAGGTTTATTTGCAGGCGATCGCCCCCATTTTGCAGCGGGGGCAATCTGCCCTGGTCCTGGTACCTGAAATTGGGCTGACTCCCCAGTTAACGGATCGGTTCCGGGCGCGGTTTGGCGATCGGGTTTGCATTTACCACAGCGCCCTGTCCGAAGGTGAACGGTACGATACCTGGCGTCAGATGCTCACGGGCGAGTCACAGGTTGTGATTGGCACCCGCTCTGCGATCTTTGCCCCCCTTCCCCACCTGGGGTTGATGATTCTGGACGAGGAACACGACTCCAGTTTCAAGCAAGACCATCCCGCTCCCTGCTACCACGCCCGCACCGTTGCACAGTGGCGCTCCGAGTTAGAAGACTGTCCCCTGGTTCTGGGGTCAGCCACCCCCTCACTGGAAAGCTGGACAGCCGTCAGGGGTTGGGGCAGCGCAGGACCGGGGACCGGGGTTCCGCTCCCTTCCTCTCCCCTCTCCCCTCTCTATCTCTCCCTGCCCCAGCGTGTCCATGCCCGCGCTTTGCCTCCCATTGAAGTGGTGGACATGCGGCAGGAGTTACAGGAAAGAAATCGTTCGATCTTCAGCCGATCGCTTCAAGCCGCGCTCAAAACCCTCCAGGAGCGCCAGCAGCAGGGCATTCTGTTCATTCATCGGCGGGGGCACAGTACCTTTGTTTCCTGCCGCAGTTGTGGGTATGTCGTCACCTGTCCCAACTGTGATGTTTCCCTGGCATACCACCAGGTCCATGCGGAGGCGATCCCTCAGCTACGCTGTCACTACTGCAACTACGTCCAGTCTGTGCCCAAAACCTGTCCTGCCTGTGAGTCTATCTACTTCAAACAGTTTGGCAGTGGCACCCAGCGGGTGGTGCAGGAACTGGAGCAGCTTTTTCCTGCCCTGCGGATGATTCGATTTGATAGCGACACCACCCGCACCAAAGGATCCCACCGGGCGCTGCTCACCCGTTTTGCCCAGGGAGAAGCCGATGTGCTGGTAGGTACCCAGATGTTAACGAAAGGCATTGACCTGCCCCAGGTTACCCTGGTGGGGATTGTGTCCGCCGATGGGTTGCTGCACCTGAGCGACTATCGGGCCAGCGAACGCACCTTTCAAACGTTGACCCAGGTTGCCGGTCGCTGTGGGCGGGGAGAGGAGGCGGGTCGGGTCATCTTGCAGACCTATTCGCCAGAACATCCGGTGATTCAGGCGGTGCAGCGTCAGGACTACGAAGCCTTTGCCCGGGCGGAACTGATGCAGCGGGTCAATCTGAACTATCCCCCCTGGGGGCGGCTGATTCTCCTGCGATTCAGCAGTCTTCATCCCGTTGCCGTGCAGAAAGCCGCCGAACGGGTTGCGACGGCCCTCAATTCCTTACAGAAAATGCGGGTTGAGCGACTGGGTCCAGCCCCGGCCACCATCTTACGAGTTGCCCGACGATACCGCTGGCAAATTTTGCTGAAGCTACCCGCCAATGTTGAAGTCCCTCTGCCCGACCTGGAAGAGTTGCGTGCCCTCTGCCCCAGTTCTGTAAGTTTGACCGTAGACGTAGATCCGGTGAATTTATTGTGA
- the queA gene encoding tRNA preQ1(34) S-adenosylmethionine ribosyltransferase-isomerase QueA → MEMDQLLSAYDYTLPPEQIAQTPAVPRGSSRLLVVKDLAQHGHAIFRDLPNLLNPGDLLVLNNTRVIPARLYGRKPSGLRVEILLLEPQPETHRWLALVKPGRRLRTGAQIWFGEPTVLRATVQATDPETGGRILQFDVPAGASLEAMIEQLGQIPLPPYITRPPAQPDQYQTVYAEHAGAVAAPTAGLHFTPELLQQLQARGIQQAFVTLHVGVGTFRPVEVEEITAHQMHAEWVDVSAQTVEQIQQTKARGGRVIAVGTTTVRSLEAAAQSGTLQPLRSKTDLFIYPGYQWRVVDGLITNFHLPKSSLLMLVSALIGRQRLLDLYQVAIAAGYRFYSFGDAMLILPEAKVKGGRSEK, encoded by the coding sequence ATGGAAATGGATCAGTTACTCTCTGCCTACGATTACACGCTGCCCCCTGAGCAAATTGCGCAGACTCCGGCAGTACCCCGGGGCAGTTCTCGCCTGCTGGTCGTTAAAGACCTGGCGCAGCATGGCCATGCAATTTTTCGGGATCTCCCCAATTTGCTGAACCCAGGGGATTTACTGGTGCTTAACAACACCCGTGTAATTCCAGCCCGGCTCTATGGGCGAAAACCCAGTGGGTTGCGGGTCGAAATTTTACTGCTGGAACCCCAACCGGAAACCCACCGCTGGTTAGCCCTGGTCAAACCCGGACGGCGACTGAGGACGGGGGCACAAATCTGGTTTGGGGAGCCGACGGTGCTCAGAGCCACTGTGCAGGCTACCGATCCAGAGACGGGGGGGCGTATTCTGCAATTTGACGTGCCCGCGGGGGCATCTCTGGAGGCCATGATTGAGCAATTGGGGCAGATACCGTTGCCGCCCTACATTACCCGCCCCCCGGCCCAACCAGATCAGTATCAGACGGTCTATGCTGAACATGCTGGGGCAGTGGCTGCTCCAACGGCTGGGCTGCACTTCACCCCAGAGTTGTTGCAACAGTTACAGGCGCGGGGCATTCAACAGGCATTTGTGACACTGCATGTAGGTGTGGGGACCTTCCGTCCGGTGGAAGTGGAGGAGATTACAGCCCACCAGATGCACGCTGAATGGGTGGACGTTTCAGCCCAGACCGTTGAACAAATCCAGCAAACCAAAGCCAGGGGTGGTCGAGTGATTGCCGTCGGAACGACCACCGTGCGATCGCTGGAAGCTGCCGCCCAGAGTGGTACGCTTCAACCATTGCGGAGCAAAACCGATCTGTTTATCTATCCAGGCTATCAATGGCGTGTGGTCGATGGGCTGATCACCAACTTCCATTTGCCTAAATCCAGTCTGTTGATGCTGGTTAGCGCCCTGATTGGTCGTCAACGATTGCTGGATTTGTATCAGGTCGCGATCGCAGCGGGCTATCGGTTTTACTCCTTTGGCGACGCCATGCTGATTCTGCCAGAAGCAAAGGTAAAAGGAGGGAGAAGTGAGAAGTGA
- a CDS encoding YraN family protein, with product MSHSPQPKSTNLGALGEELVSRWLQERHWQILHRRWHCRWGELDLVVAQVDPQLPSRLLSLAFVEVKTRSSGNWDANGALAITDQKQRKLWKTAQLFLADHPLLADLPCRFDVALVCCRRMSSTREQAIAQPTPSIADNAALIADGYCFVLQDYIPSAFML from the coding sequence ATGTCCCATTCACCTCAACCAAAATCAACCAACCTGGGTGCTCTGGGTGAAGAGTTAGTTTCTCGATGGCTCCAGGAGCGGCACTGGCAGATTTTGCACCGGCGCTGGCACTGTCGTTGGGGAGAGTTAGATCTGGTGGTTGCCCAGGTAGATCCCCAACTTCCATCGCGGCTGCTCTCACTGGCTTTTGTGGAGGTGAAAACCCGCAGCAGCGGAAATTGGGATGCCAATGGGGCGCTGGCAATTACGGACCAGAAACAACGAAAACTCTGGAAGACGGCTCAACTATTTCTGGCAGACCATCCCCTGCTGGCAGACCTTCCCTGTCGGTTTGATGTGGCGCTGGTGTGCTGTCGCCGAATGTCTTCAACCAGAGAACAGGCGATCGCCCAACCGACCCCCTCCATAGCCGACAATGCTGCTCTGATTGCCGATGGATACTGCTTTGTCTTACAGGACTATATTCCATCCGCCTTCATGCTTTAG
- a CDS encoding pentapeptide repeat-containing protein, which produces MNKRQMGEFLSPQHRDRITGWSRWAEKSLAIVLCLLVWGVVFLAVGFTGGGSALADDYNKEFLVGADFSGRVLTDSSFTKANLRGSNFSHADLQGVSFFGANLEGANLEGANLTNATLDTARLSSANLTNAILEGAFAFNAKFDGAIIDGADFTDVEVRQDAQALLCKAARGTNPVTGRNTRDTLNCP; this is translated from the coding sequence ATGAATAAGCGACAAATGGGTGAGTTCCTCAGTCCCCAGCACCGGGATCGGATTACAGGTTGGAGCCGATGGGCGGAAAAGTCCCTGGCAATTGTGCTCTGCCTGCTGGTATGGGGTGTGGTGTTTCTCGCTGTTGGGTTCACGGGGGGCGGTTCTGCCCTTGCAGATGACTACAATAAAGAGTTTTTGGTCGGTGCAGATTTTTCAGGACGGGTGCTGACTGATTCTAGCTTTACAAAAGCAAATCTGCGCGGGAGCAACTTCAGTCACGCTGATTTGCAGGGGGTTAGTTTTTTTGGAGCCAATCTGGAAGGGGCCAATCTGGAGGGAGCCAACCTGACCAACGCCACCCTGGATACGGCCCGCCTTTCATCAGCGAATTTGACCAATGCCATCCTGGAAGGAGCCTTTGCCTTTAACGCCAAGTTCGATGGTGCCATCATTGACGGAGCAGACTTTACCGATGTAGAAGTGCGGCAGGATGCCCAGGCTTTACTCTGTAAAGCGGCCAGGGGAACCAATCCCGTCACCGGGCGTAATACCCGAGATACGTTGAACTGTCCATAA
- the cobQ gene encoding cobyric acid synthase CobQ, with protein sequence MKAIMVVGTTSHAGKSLLTTAICRILNRRGWRVAPFKGQNMALNAYVTPSGGEIGHAQAVQAWAAGIMPSVEMNPILLKPQGDMTSQVILKGRVAGKVGAADYYAQFFEAGWQAIEESLRRLGEEFDLIICEGAGSPAEINIKHRDLTNMRVAKYLNAPTLLVVDIDRGGAFAHVIGTLELLEPEERALIKGVVINKFRGQRSLLQSGIDWLQERTGIPVIGVIPWLDQVFPAEDSLSLLDRSSASSTGEINISVVRLPRISNFTDFDPLEAEPTVSVKYLSPKQSLGHPDALIIPGSKTTIADLIVLHKTGMAEEIQNYVAAGGTVLGICGGFQMLGKILADPEGIEGQEGRYKGLGLLPLKTVIAGQKIARQRLVTSNFPQEGLPVAGYEIHQGRTRPMEPEAEETKPLFDDPNLGVVDASQAVWGTYLHGIFDNGPWRRAWLNRLRQQRGLKSLPTGVPNYREQRELMLNTLADAVEPHLDLTPLLPSQ encoded by the coding sequence ATGAAAGCCATTATGGTTGTGGGAACCACATCCCACGCAGGAAAATCGTTACTGACAACGGCTATTTGCCGCATTTTGAATCGTCGCGGTTGGCGCGTTGCCCCCTTTAAGGGGCAAAACATGGCGCTGAATGCCTATGTCACACCCAGTGGTGGAGAAATTGGGCACGCCCAGGCGGTGCAGGCATGGGCAGCCGGAATCATGCCGTCGGTGGAGATGAATCCTATTCTGCTGAAACCCCAGGGGGATATGACCTCGCAGGTCATTCTGAAAGGCAGAGTCGCTGGCAAAGTTGGTGCGGCAGACTATTACGCCCAATTTTTTGAGGCAGGCTGGCAGGCGATTGAGGAGTCCCTGCGTCGCCTGGGTGAAGAATTTGACCTGATCATCTGTGAAGGGGCAGGCAGTCCAGCGGAGATTAATATCAAGCACCGTGACCTGACCAATATGCGGGTTGCGAAATACCTGAATGCCCCCACCCTGCTGGTTGTGGATATTGACCGGGGGGGGGCCTTTGCCCATGTAATTGGCACCCTGGAACTGCTGGAGCCAGAGGAACGGGCGCTGATCAAAGGAGTGGTGATTAATAAGTTTCGCGGGCAGCGATCGCTACTGCAATCAGGCATCGATTGGTTACAGGAGCGGACTGGAATTCCAGTCATTGGGGTGATTCCCTGGCTCGACCAGGTATTTCCCGCCGAAGATTCCCTCAGCCTGCTGGACAGATCATCTGCCAGCAGCACAGGAGAAATCAATATTTCAGTTGTGCGGCTGCCCCGGATTTCCAACTTTACCGATTTTGACCCCCTTGAAGCTGAACCCACCGTTTCCGTCAAATACCTGAGTCCCAAGCAATCCTTAGGACATCCAGATGCGCTGATCATCCCTGGTTCCAAAACCACAATCGCCGATCTGATCGTCCTCCACAAAACGGGCATGGCAGAGGAGATTCAAAACTATGTGGCAGCCGGGGGCACGGTGTTGGGTATCTGCGGTGGGTTCCAGATGCTGGGCAAAATCCTGGCAGATCCGGAAGGCATTGAGGGACAGGAAGGACGCTATAAGGGCTTAGGATTGTTGCCCCTGAAAACCGTCATTGCCGGCCAGAAAATTGCCCGTCAGCGGCTGGTGACCTCCAACTTTCCCCAGGAAGGGCTACCCGTTGCCGGCTATGAGATTCACCAGGGTAGAACCCGCCCGATGGAACCAGAAGCGGAGGAGACTAAACCCCTGTTTGACGACCCCAACCTGGGCGTTGTAGACGCTTCTCAAGCGGTTTGGGGAACTTACCTGCATGGGATTTTTGATAATGGTCCCTGGCGACGCGCCTGGTTAAACCGTCTGCGTCAGCAGCGGGGGCTGAAGTCCCTTCCAACCGGGGTGCCTAACTACCGTGAGCAGCGAGAGCTGATGCTGAATACTCTGGCAGATGCAGTTGAGCCACACCTGGACTTAACCCCTCTGCTCCCCTCCCAGTAA
- a CDS encoding Npun_F0494 family protein, translating into MTSANSTQPSIQYPQYPPQTLKRAEQAMRCAPFRLNMFIAMISQSVSLTSIVGNSGVQHQYTMKPLSELTVENELLWLIQVGLLRREVDGQGLTDSFRVTPLGRQLIQKWQDRGDHTGYAPTLRDRLYNSLNRWLRLPI; encoded by the coding sequence ATGACTTCTGCTAACAGCACTCAGCCATCGATTCAATATCCTCAATATCCACCCCAAACCCTGAAACGGGCAGAACAGGCCATGCGGTGTGCTCCCTTTCGGCTAAACATGTTCATTGCCATGATCAGTCAGAGTGTGTCTTTAACTTCGATCGTAGGCAATTCCGGCGTCCAACACCAGTACACCATGAAACCCCTGTCTGAATTGACCGTAGAGAACGAGCTGTTGTGGCTGATTCAGGTTGGGTTGCTGCGTAGAGAAGTGGATGGGCAGGGTTTGACAGACAGTTTCCGGGTAACGCCCCTGGGACGACAACTCATTCAGAAATGGCAGGACCGGGGAGACCATACCGGCTATGCGCCGACTTTGCGCGATCGCCTCTATAATTCGCTGAATCGCTGGCTACGACTACCGATATAG
- a CDS encoding agmatinase family protein: MTDNPLFQSPDSTPPPSSEATRALQRESLLPLTGWQQEVTKGLEYGLEAAASIRDRSIPTFSRGELPHFAGINTFLKASYLEDVRRVGEYDVAIVGVPHDSGTTYRPGTRFGPQGIRRISALYTPYNFELGVDLREQITLCDVGDIFTIPANNEKSFDQISKGVAHIFASGAFPIILGGDHSIGFPTVRGICRHLGDKKVGIIHFDRHADTQETDLDERMHTCPWFHATNMANAPAKNLVQLGIGGWQVPRQGVKVCRERMTNILTVTDIVERGLDAAADFALERALDGTDCVWISFDIDCIDAGFVPGTGWPEPGGLLPREALGLLGRIVQKAPVCGIEVVEVSPPYDVSDMTALMATRVICDTMAHLVVSGQLPRPSKPAFIHPEANMQVDQAWT, translated from the coding sequence ATGACTGACAATCCCTTATTTCAAAGTCCAGACTCTACGCCGCCCCCATCCTCTGAGGCGACCCGCGCTTTGCAGCGAGAAAGCCTGTTGCCATTGACAGGGTGGCAGCAGGAAGTGACTAAGGGGCTGGAGTATGGGCTGGAAGCGGCAGCCAGTATTCGCGATCGCTCAATTCCCACCTTTTCTCGGGGTGAACTGCCCCACTTTGCCGGCATCAATACATTTCTGAAAGCATCTTATCTGGAAGATGTGCGTCGGGTGGGTGAGTATGATGTGGCGATCGTTGGCGTCCCCCACGACTCTGGCACCACCTATCGCCCCGGCACCCGATTCGGTCCCCAGGGAATTCGACGCATCTCTGCCCTCTACACGCCCTATAACTTTGAACTGGGGGTCGATCTGCGTGAGCAGATCACCCTCTGTGATGTGGGTGACATTTTCACCATCCCGGCCAACAACGAGAAGTCCTTCGATCAGATCTCTAAGGGCGTTGCCCATATCTTCGCCTCCGGAGCCTTCCCCATTATTCTGGGGGGCGACCACTCAATTGGGTTCCCTACGGTCAGGGGAATCTGCCGGCATCTGGGGGACAAAAAAGTCGGCATCATTCATTTCGATCGCCATGCCGACACCCAGGAAACCGACCTGGACGAACGGATGCACACCTGCCCCTGGTTTCATGCAACCAACATGGCAAATGCTCCCGCCAAAAACCTGGTGCAGTTGGGCATTGGCGGCTGGCAGGTGCCCCGGCAGGGCGTGAAGGTATGCCGGGAGCGAATGACCAATATCCTTACCGTGACCGACATTGTGGAGCGGGGACTGGATGCCGCAGCCGACTTTGCCCTGGAACGAGCACTGGATGGAACCGACTGCGTCTGGATCAGCTTTGACATTGATTGCATTGATGCCGGATTTGTCCCTGGTACTGGCTGGCCCGAACCGGGCGGTCTGCTGCCCCGTGAAGCCCTGGGGTTACTGGGCAGAATTGTCCAAAAAGCGCCTGTCTGCGGCATCGAAGTGGTTGAAGTCTCCCCCCCCTACGATGTCAGCGACATGACCGCCCTGATGGCAACCCGCGTCATCTGCGACACGATGGCGCACCTCGTTGTTTCAGGACAACTTCCACGCCCGTCAAAACCTGCTTTCATCCACCCGGAAGCCAACATGCAGGTCGATCAGGCGTGGACTTAA
- the hypA gene encoding hydrogenase maturation nickel metallochaperone HypA: MHEVDMTRALLVTLKNWWQEQPEKPKVACVHLIVGQFTCVEPVSLQFAFEVQTRNTFLEGASLQITETPLIAFCHFCQQEYHPEIGIQYACPDCRSPMEDIRSGRELKIDRIEYAVEGEE, from the coding sequence ATGCACGAAGTTGACATGACCAGAGCCTTACTCGTTACCCTCAAAAACTGGTGGCAGGAGCAGCCAGAGAAGCCCAAAGTTGCTTGTGTTCACCTGATTGTGGGGCAATTTACCTGCGTGGAGCCAGTGAGTTTGCAATTTGCCTTTGAGGTACAAACTCGCAATACGTTTCTGGAAGGTGCCAGCCTCCAGATCACAGAAACACCCCTGATTGCCTTTTGCCATTTCTGCCAGCAAGAATATCACCCTGAAATCGGGATTCAGTATGCCTGCCCCGACTGCCGATCGCCCATGGAAGATATTCGCTCTGGACGAGAACTGAAGATCGATCGGATTGAGTATGCCGTTGAAGGTGAGGAGTAA
- the hypB gene encoding hydrogenase nickel incorporation protein HypB has protein sequence MHQTFDAALGINLLHANQEGADHNRAHFDEWGITCLNLMSSPGAGKTALLEKTLAALSFTLKMAVIEGDMTTELDADRLRQYGVPVIAINTGRSCHLDSRMVAGGIHRLAHEYDPASFDLVLVENVGNLVCPAEFEVGEHAKVALLSVTEGEDKPLKYPIMFREADCLLITKTDLAPYVDVDLDQIEANVRQVNPKVTLFRVSTKTGEGLDAWFDWVRSITTVQRAFTGTANPLDVVH, from the coding sequence ATGCATCAAACCTTCGACGCTGCCCTCGGTATTAACCTGCTCCACGCCAACCAGGAAGGCGCTGACCATAACCGTGCCCACTTTGATGAGTGGGGGATTACCTGTTTGAACCTGATGAGTAGTCCAGGAGCTGGAAAAACCGCTCTCCTGGAAAAAACCCTGGCGGCTCTGAGTTTCACCCTCAAGATGGCTGTAATTGAAGGAGACATGACCACTGAACTGGATGCCGATCGCCTCCGCCAGTATGGGGTTCCCGTGATTGCAATTAACACCGGGCGTTCCTGTCACCTGGACTCCAGGATGGTTGCGGGCGGCATCCATCGGCTGGCGCATGAATACGACCCTGCCAGTTTTGATCTGGTGCTGGTGGAAAATGTCGGCAATCTGGTTTGTCCTGCGGAGTTTGAGGTGGGTGAACATGCCAAAGTCGCTCTTCTGAGCGTAACAGAGGGCGAAGACAAACCGCTCAAATACCCCATCATGTTTCGGGAAGCCGATTGTCTGCTGATTACAAAGACGGATCTGGCTCCTTACGTGGATGTTGACCTGGACCAGATTGAGGCAAATGTGCGTCAGGTCAATCCCAAGGTCACCCTCTTCCGGGTTTCTACAAAAACCGGTGAGGGATTAGACGCCTGGTTTGATTGGGTGCGTTCAATCACAACGGTTCAGAGGGCATTTACCGGGACGGCAAATCCTCTGGATGTCGTGCATTGA
- a CDS encoding ABC transporter substrate-binding protein, whose translation MSSVAMKMRSLVSCVSLFLISLVLSVSCANPGSQVSTQTGSSPAPGSEVIVRLGFSAWPGWFPWQVAQEEKIFAANNVSVDLKWFDGYLESINTLVAGQTDANSQTLNDTISSVAGGADQVVVLVNDNSTGNDKIIVREGINSIADLKGKRIAAEEGTVDHFLLLLGLRKAGLGPQDIIFVPLETGQAATAFVGGQVDAVGVFAPFTTQALKRPGSKELFSSKEFPGAIPDHLVFNRKFVEAHPEQVQAMVDSWFATLDYMEKNPDRATEIMAKRAGVTVAEYKEYAAGTRIFSIEDNLKAFQPGNNMASLSFAAQEMAKFLTEVGLAKKQPDLSRLFDDRFVKAYAAKAKKT comes from the coding sequence GTGAGTTCAGTTGCTATGAAAATGCGATCGCTGGTATCCTGTGTTTCCCTGTTTCTAATCAGTCTGGTGTTGTCTGTAAGCTGTGCCAATCCAGGCAGCCAGGTATCGACCCAGACTGGCAGTTCTCCTGCTCCTGGCAGCGAAGTCATCGTTCGTCTGGGGTTTAGCGCCTGGCCCGGCTGGTTTCCCTGGCAGGTTGCCCAGGAGGAAAAGATTTTTGCTGCCAACAATGTATCCGTTGATTTGAAATGGTTTGATGGCTATCTGGAGTCGATCAATACTCTGGTCGCCGGACAGACAGATGCTAACTCCCAGACCCTCAATGACACGATCAGTTCAGTGGCAGGTGGGGCGGACCAGGTGGTGGTGCTGGTGAACGACAATTCCACGGGCAATGACAAGATCATTGTTCGAGAAGGCATCAATTCCATTGCCGACTTAAAAGGGAAGCGAATTGCCGCCGAGGAAGGAACCGTTGACCACTTTCTGTTGCTGTTGGGTCTGAGGAAAGCAGGGTTAGGTCCCCAGGATATTATCTTTGTGCCCCTGGAAACCGGACAGGCTGCCACAGCCTTTGTTGGGGGGCAGGTGGATGCGGTAGGGGTGTTTGCCCCCTTCACCACCCAGGCGCTCAAACGTCCTGGAAGCAAGGAACTTTTCAGCTCAAAAGAGTTTCCGGGAGCCATCCCCGACCATCTGGTTTTCAACCGTAAGTTTGTCGAGGCTCATCCAGAGCAGGTACAGGCAATGGTAGATTCCTGGTTTGCCACACTGGATTACATGGAGAAGAATCCAGACCGGGCAACGGAAATTATGGCAAAACGGGCAGGCGTCACCGTTGCAGAGTACAAAGAATACGCTGCTGGGACCCGGATTTTCAGTATTGAAGACAATCTCAAGGCTTTTCAACCTGGAAATAACATGGCATCCCTGTCCTTTGCGGCTCAGGAAATGGCGAAATTTTTAACGGAGGTGGGACTGGCAAAAAAACAACCTGATTTGAGCAGGCTATTTGACGATCGCTTTGTCAAAGCCTATGCTGCGAAAGCTAAGAAAACTTAG